Sequence from the Paenibacillus tundrae genome:
ACATAGGTCTTAGAGTCATCTGCTAACGGCTCATAGTTCTCCGATAGGCTGCTGGAGTGGTTCCCGTAAGCTTCTTAAACTGACGATAAAAATGAGGCAGGCTTTCGAATCCACAGGCATCCGCAATAGAGGCCATTGTTTCATCACTTTTGAGCAGATGCTCCTTAGCCATAATAACCCGACGTGCAAGTGCATAGTCGGTTAGTGTCATGCCTGTATATCTCTTGAAGGCACGGCTGAAATGGGCAGGTGAGACGGCAGCTTGCTGCGCGAGCTCTGGCAGAGATAAGCCGTTACGAAGTTTGTCGTCGATGCTGCTTAGCGTCGCAGATAACCAGCTTGGCCCAGGTACCGGGCGAGGGGGATTCTCGGGATCTGTGGCATCAAGCCTTTCTAGTGTGATCAACAATAGTTGTAGTCTGAGCAACGCGGCATGTGCGCTAAGATGACTGTTCAGTTCAAACTCATGCTGAATATCTTCAATTAATGCAGCGACTGTGGAACGTTCGGCTGAGGATAGCTGGCGTTTATACACGCGACGTTTACGACAACGTTCAAATAAGGCTAGTAAAGCGGATGAACTGACACCAGCCGCAGACGCTAATAAACCTGGGCTGAAGAACAGCGCAGAAGAGGTAACGGGGTTCTTTTCATCAGGTAAGGCTCGGTGCACCGTGTTTCCTGGAATAATGAAGAGATCCCCCTCAGTCATATCCTCAAGCCCCATGTCGATAAAAATAGTTCCTTGACCACGGTATACATAGATAAGCTCATGCCAATCGTGAAGATGATCGGGCAATTCATTCTGAGGTGATTTGGTATCTGCATACACCAATCGAAATGGGATGCCTGATTCTGCCTGAATGGTTGTACGAACAGGTGAACGATTCATGCTGTCTCCTTTCCAATCATTACTCAGCGATCCAGAGGAAGAATATGATCATGAAAGAGTATATTTACCGCATTATAAGCAATTTAATTTCCTTTTATTGATGATACAATGAATTTAAAGCGTTTTCAACGGATGTTATAAGATCGTGATCACCATCCGCTGAAGATAAATAAATAATGAGGTGAGTGCTCATGTCGGCTAGCACCAAACGTCCAAGATTAAAGTTAAATTTGCTAGGCAATGATGGACAACGGAAGTGCAAGGAAATCATTGAACGCCCTGTTAAAGTACTACAGATTGGTGAAGGCAACTTCCTCAGAGGATTCGCTGACTGGATGCTTCACGAGAGTGCTAGACAAGGAAAATTTCATGGCAGCATCGTGGTGACGCAGCCTCGTCCGGGAGGAAAAGCGAAGTTAGAGCAGATCAGAGAACAAGATGGATTGTACACGATGATTACTCGCGGATTGTCCGATGGTAAACCTGTGGAGCGTACAGAGCTGATCTCCATATTTTCCCGCTGCATGAATCCATACGAAGAATGGCAGGATTTCTTAGAGCTAGCGGAGCTGCCATCGCTTGAGTTTGTTATTTCCAACACGACCGAGTCAGGTCTGAAATATATATCTTCGGAATATGTAGAAGGGGAGCCGGTTCAATCCTTCCCAGGCAAACTGACGGTGTTTCTCCACAGACGGTTTGAACGTTTTGCAGGAGACCCAACTAGAGGATTAATTCATCTTCCTTGTGAACTTCTCGAAGGTAATGGAGATGTGTTACGCAGCTGCGTCCTTCGCCACAGTGAGGATTTTGGTTATTCAGATGCTTTCCGCACCTGGATTACGGAGCATAATTTATTCTTAAACAACCTGGTAGATCGAATTGTTACAGGAGCTCCAACACAGGACGAAGCAGATGCGTTGACGAATCGCTGGGGATATGAGGATCAGCTAATTAATACAGCAGAGCCTTATCATTTTTGGGCGATCCAAGGGGATGAAGCGTTGGACAAGAAGCTACCCCTGAAGCAGGCAGGATTAAATGTACATTGGGTGAAGGATCTAAAGCCGTTTCAGCTTCGTAAAGTACGTATTCTAAACGGTGCACACACACTTATGTCCTCTTTAGGTATTCTGCAGGGCAAGCAGCATGTGCGGGAGACGATGGAAGATCCTCAGTTCGGATCATTTATAAGAGAAGCTGTGCATGAAGAGATTATCCCTGCATTGAACATGCCAGATCTCAATTTAGGATTATATGCAGAAGAAATTTTTGAACGATTCCTCAATCCATACATTGATCATAAATTGCAGGATATTGCGTTAAACACCATTGGTAAGTTCAAGGTTCGTGTTCTGCCAACACTCCTCTCTTACGAACAAAATGAAGGCAACTGGCCGTCCCGCTTGTTGCGTGGATTTGCAGGGCTGTTATATTTGTACCGCCCAGTGAGTACGCCGGAAGGGTATCAGACACAACGCTTGAACGGAGAGTCATTTATCTTACGAGATGACCCTCAGGTTCTATCCCTCTTAGCTGGGTACTGGGAAGACTACGATACGTTGAATAGCAATGAGCAACAATTAGATCGTATTATTGGTTCCGTATTATCCGATGTATCCATCTGGGGCGAAAACTTGGATGAACGTGAAGGGCTGCGAGAAGCGCTCGTACACGAAATTTCGCTGCTGAAAGGTGAGAGTCTATGAATACAACAAGTACAGTTCAGGACTGGATTGCAATCCATCCTCAGGATGATGTTATTATAACGCTACGCGAATACACAAAAGGCGAAACGATTGTATTGCCTGATGATGTTTCTTTTGCTCTGCTAGATGATGTGCCTAAAGGTCATAAAATTGCGGTGCATCATATCGAAGCTGGAGAAGATGTGATGAAATATGGCTTCTCCATTGGTGTAGCGAAGGAACAAATTGCGCAGGGAAGCTGGATTCACAGCCATAATCTAAAAACGGGTCTGCATGGATTGCTTGATTATGAGTATAATCCAGGACTCGCTTCTAAGACAGAGATGCCTCCCGAACATCTGCGTTCGTTCGATGGTTACCTTCGTCCTAATGGTGAAGCAGGCATACGTAATGAAATTTGGATCGTAAATACTGTCGGCTGCATCAATAAAGTGTGTGAAGCATTAGCGCGAATGGGTCAGTCCCAGTTCGGCAATCGTGTAGATGGTGTATTCCATTTTCCTCATCCGTTTGGATGCTCTCAGCTCGGCGATGACTTGAAATATACACAACAATTGCTCGCTTCGTTGGTAGAACATCCGAATGCAGGCGGAGTGCTGGTCATTGGTCTTGGCTGTGAGAACAATCAGGTAGACCAGTTCCGTGAATGCATTGCGCCTGAATATCAGGGCAAGGTTCGTTTTCTCAAAGCTCAAGAAACAGACGACGAGTTGGAGGAAGGACTACGCCTGATGGAGGAACTGGTAGAAGTTGCTGAACAGGAAAAGCGCCAGCCTCTCCCACTTAGCAAGCTCAAAATTGGTTTGAAGTGTGGGGGATCTGATGGATTATCGGGCATCACGGCCAACCCACTTGTCGGCTCAGTAGCTGATATGCTTGTCGCGGCAGGGGGGACAGCGATCCTGACAGAGGTGCCAGAAATGTTTGGTGCAGAGACGATATTAATGAATCGTGCTGCTAATGAGCAAGTATTTGAGGACTTGGTCGATCTAGTTAATGGTTTTAAGCAATACTTTGTTAATCATGGACAGAACATATATGAGAATCCTTCACCGGGTAATAAGGCTGGTGGCATCACGACATTAGAGGAAAAGTCACTTGGATGTACACAGAAGGGCGGCCGCTCTGAGGTTGTTGATGTGTTGCGTTATGGTAAACGTGTAACCAAAACCGGATTAAATATAGTAGAGGCACCAGGCAATGATCTCGTATCGGTAACGGCGCTTTCTGCTGCGGGTGCTCATATCGTGCTGTTCACGACAGGACGAGGAACACCGTTTGGTGGGCCTGTACCTACTGTCAAAATTGCGACTCAATCTGACCTAGCGAACCGTAAAAAGCATTGGATTGACTTTAACGCAGGCCAACTGCTCGAAGGCCAGACGATGGATGATGTGAAGGTTCAACTGTTCAGTCAATTAATCGACATCGCTTCTGGACGGAGTCAGACGCTGAGTGAGCAACATGGTTTTCGAGAGATTGCCATATTCAAGGATGGGGTAATCTTATAGTTGAATGAGTAACATTCATTAAAGTAGGATCGTTCCCATTGGCTTATACTTTCGATATGTCTTGCGCAATCCCAGTTACCCTTCTTGTGCGGTAACTGGGATTTATTTGTCTTCATTTTATTGAATACCTAATGCTTTTTTAATCTTGGATAGAGCAATTGGGGGAGTGTGCGGTTCAAGCTTGCTTACGAGTAATGCCTGAGCTTCGGCAATGCTACCACCGAATGGCTGTACGCCATGAGAATTCATCCAGTGTCCTGTCGTTTCATAGGCTGAGCTGTTCCAAGCCACTTTGCCTTCTTCGAGTCCTTCCTTTTCCTTGGTACCACTAATAACAATCATTGTTTTGGACTGAAGTTCCAGCAGCCCCTGATCAAACGACTTTTTGTGTTCTTTGGCTGCAAAACCTGCCTGTGCACGCAAGGTACGTCCATCGATCCCTTCTTGCTCACTAATTCGCTCATATAGTTTAAGTGCCTCTCGGGATCGTAGACCTGCATCATACTGTTCCTGTATGCTCGTCTGGTCTGCCAGCAATCGGTGGATCAAAGGGAAATAATCACGTGCGATCAATACAGCTTTCTTTTTAATACATTTTCCGTATGCGGCGATTCCCTCTTCGGCGAAGCGTGTGCGCCAGAGCCACGGGTCAAGTGCGTTATCCTTATGCCAATTCTCTTGTGGGGTTAGTGAAGAGAGTGAAGGATACTCGGGGAATAAAGGTGCTAGTGGGAGTATGCCTATGGTTTGGATGCGCTGAACCGCCTCTTCATAAGTCGTGATAGGGTCGTTAATCATGAAATGAAGTCCTCCTTGTATCGTTTGGTTTAGTATAGTTCAACAGCGGTTGAAAGAAGATGCATATAATTGAAATACGTCTGCGGCATGCTGGCGTATTTCGTTCCGAAGCTCTTCAGGTTCTAAGACCTCTGCTCCCTTACCTAATCGATAAAAGAAACGTACGACCCATGACCAATCTTCGGATGGACAGAGAAAAGACAGTTCCCATAGACCAGGGCTGACCTCGGTCATCCCTTCTCCAATATGCTCGTCTTGCTGTGCTTCAACCATTGCCGAATGGTTCAATAGCGCTTTCACTCGAATTAAAGAAGACTCAGCCCAGCCTTCATAAGGTACTGAGGACTTAGAAGGCTCAAAGTGCATGATATGTTCATTATGTTCATGAATTCGATGATTTAGCTGGTTCAGCATAAGGTCGATTCTAGCCATAACATCCTCTGGAATAATACCTCTGATCTTGTCCATGACCGTCCAACGTGAATCCTGAAATGGTGTATGCACATGGTGACTTATCCCCTCAAGTGCGAAAATAATCGTTGCAGCTTCGACAGGATCTAATTGCAGCGGAGGTAACACATACCCCTCCATGAGCTGAAAGCCACCACCCGGGCCGGATATGGCGATGATCGGAACATTCATCTCTGACAGGGACTGGATGTCCCGTAAAATGGTACGCCGTGACACTTCGAATTTGTCAGCCAACGAGCGTGCCGTTTCGTGACCGTGCTGCAAAGCCATAACAATGGCGGCTAGCCGGTTTATTTTATTCATGTCAGTCACTCCGTTTCAAAGGTAGAGCTTCATAGAATGTGTGTATCGTCCAATTCGAGCTATAATACACTATTTCCTTCTATACAATGATACGAAAAAACCGTACCCGGCATAGCCGGATACGGGAAGTAGCAGTTCCTGAACTCCGCAGAGAACAGATGAATATTACAGATAGCCTCGTTATTTTACGATAAAATAGTAGAACTATAGATCATGAGGTGACAGTTTGTATCGAATAAATTCTTTTGGGAAGAGCTTGTTCGATATGATTTTTCTTCGATAAGCTCTTATGAATTACTTTTTGAGCAGTTGTACACCACGACCCTCAATTTCTACATGTCCAGTTAGCTCGCGATCTGTCAGCAGCTCACGAACCTTGGTTGCACCCAAATCATAGGATTGAGTGGACGCATTGTGGTTCATAACAAATAGGTATTGCTTACCGTCTTTGGTACGTGCGCTAACCTCAACACCTTCGGGTGTCTCTAGTAAAGCATGAATGTTTTTGTCAGCAGCGAGTTGTCCAAGCAGACCGTCTAGGAAACGTTCTTCCGGATCAGAGGCAACATACCATGCTTCCCCTTGACCGAATGTATTACGAGTAACGACAGGCATACCTTGATAGAAATCATCTCCATACTCAGCGATGACCTCAGCACCCTCACTGTGCAAGAGATCGCATAACATTCCGCACTTATAATCCCCTTGCAGATCACCGTAGGTTTCTTTGAGCACGATACGATTTTTTTGTTCAGGTAATAAAGCATCGATCTCTTCGACCCAAATGCCTAGCAACTTGCGAAGCTCTCCAGGATAGCCACCTGTAGTCACCAGATCGCTCTCGTTAACAATACCGCTGAAGAAGGTTGTCAGGAATGTGCCGCCTGCTTCAACGAATTTCTCCAGTTTATCAGCGAAGCCAGGCTTCACCATGTATAGGACTGGAGCAAGAACGATGTCATATTTGCTTAGATCGGTATCCACGCTAACGATATCTACCTGAATATTGCGGCGGAAGAACGCAGCATAGTATTTGTGAATTTGATCTACATAATTGAGCGCGACTGTAGGGCCGCTTGATTTTTCAATCGCCCACCAGTTGTCCCAGTCGAACACAATGGCTACTTTAGATTCAACGGTAGCGTCCAGCGTTTGGTCACCAAGTAATTGTAATTCTTTGCCGAGCTCAGCAACTTCACGGAATACACGTGTATGCTCATGTCCTACATGCTCAATGACCGCACCATGATACTTTTCACAGGCGCCAATCGAGCGGCGGAGCTGGAAGAACATGATGGTGTCAGCACCGTGTGCAACGGACTGATAACTCCACAGACGCATTACGCCTGGGCGTTTCAGTGAGTTGTAGGGTTGCCAGTTCTGTTGGCTAGGTGTTTGTTCCATCAGCATAAACGGTTGACCGTCCTTCAGTCCTCGCATAAGGTCATGTGCCATCGCGGTGAAACTGAAAGGCGTCGCAAGACCAGGATAACTATCCCAAGATACGATATCCATATACTTCGCCCATTTGAAATAGTCCAACTGCTTGAAGAAGCCCATTAGATTCGTAGTTACAACAGAATCCGGGATGTGTTTTTTGATTGCATCGTACTCTAAGCGATAACAATCCAGCATGCTGTCCGAGTTGAATCGGGAGTAGTCCAGAGAGATTCCTTGGAAGGTAGAGTTGTTGTTCCCCCAGTGCTCACTCAGGTTGCTTGGAAGCACAATCTCATCCCAATCATAGAAGGTATGTCCCCAGAAGTTGGTGTTCCAAGCTTTGTTCACTTGATCTAGTGTCTGATAACGTTCTTTCAGATACACGCGGAACGCTTTCTCACAATTGTCACAGTAACAGTCTCCGCCATATTCGTTGGAGATGTGCCATACCAGAACAGCAGGATGATCCTTGTAACGTTCGGCGAGCTTATCAGCAATCTTCTCGGAATATTTGCGATAAGTCGGGCTGTTTGGACAAG
This genomic interval carries:
- a CDS encoding AraC family transcriptional regulator — encoded protein: MNRSPVRTTIQAESGIPFRLVYADTKSPQNELPDHLHDWHELIYVYRGQGTIFIDMGLEDMTEGDLFIIPGNTVHRALPDEKNPVTSSALFFSPGLLASAAGVSSSALLALFERCRKRRVYKRQLSSAERSTVAALIEDIQHEFELNSHLSAHAALLRLQLLLITLERLDATDPENPPRPVPGPSWLSATLSSIDDKLRNGLSLPELAQQAAVSPAHFSRAFKRYTGMTLTDYALARRVIMAKEHLLKSDETMASIADACGFESLPHFYRQFKKLTGTTPAAYRRTMSR
- a CDS encoding AlkZ-related protein, yielding MINDPITTYEEAVQRIQTIGILPLAPLFPEYPSLSSLTPQENWHKDNALDPWLWRTRFAEEGIAAYGKCIKKKAVLIARDYFPLIHRLLADQTSIQEQYDAGLRSREALKLYERISEQEGIDGRTLRAQAGFAAKEHKKSFDQGLLELQSKTMIVISGTKEKEGLEEGKVAWNSSAYETTGHWMNSHGVQPFGGSIAEAQALLVSKLEPHTPPIALSKIKKALGIQ
- a CDS encoding helix-turn-helix transcriptional regulator: MNKINRLAAIVMALQHGHETARSLADKFEVSRRTILRDIQSLSEMNVPIIAISGPGGGFQLMEGYVLPPLQLDPVEAATIIFALEGISHHVHTPFQDSRWTVMDKIRGIIPEDVMARIDLMLNQLNHRIHEHNEHIMHFEPSKSSVPYEGWAESSLIRVKALLNHSAMVEAQQDEHIGEGMTEVSPGLWELSFLCPSEDWSWVVRFFYRLGKGAEVLEPEELRNEIRQHAADVFQLYASSFNRC
- a CDS encoding beta-galactosidase, which encodes MISHKLPKMFYGGDYNPEQWDHETHLEDLRMFKLAGIDMATINVFSWALIQPDEVTYNFEGLDQLINSLYESGVYVCLATSTAAHPAWMAKKYPDVLRVDADGRKRKFGGRHNSCPNSPTYRKYSEKIADKLAERYKDHPAVLVWHISNEYGGDCYCDNCEKAFRVYLKERYQTLDQVNKAWNTNFWGHTFYDWDEIVLPSNLSEHWGNNNSTFQGISLDYSRFNSDSMLDCYRLEYDAIKKHIPDSVVTTNLMGFFKQLDYFKWAKYMDIVSWDSYPGLATPFSFTAMAHDLMRGLKDGQPFMLMEQTPSQQNWQPYNSLKRPGVMRLWSYQSVAHGADTIMFFQLRRSIGACEKYHGAVIEHVGHEHTRVFREVAELGKELQLLGDQTLDATVESKVAIVFDWDNWWAIEKSSGPTVALNYVDQIHKYYAAFFRRNIQVDIVSVDTDLSKYDIVLAPVLYMVKPGFADKLEKFVEAGGTFLTTFFSGIVNESDLVTTGGYPGELRKLLGIWVEEIDALLPEQKNRIVLKETYGDLQGDYKCGMLCDLLHSEGAEVIAEYGDDFYQGMPVVTRNTFGQGEAWYVASDPEERFLDGLLGQLAADKNIHALLETPEGVEVSARTKDGKQYLFVMNHNASTQSYDLGATKVRELLTDRELTGHVEIEGRGVQLLKK
- a CDS encoding UxaA family hydrolase is translated as MNTTSTVQDWIAIHPQDDVIITLREYTKGETIVLPDDVSFALLDDVPKGHKIAVHHIEAGEDVMKYGFSIGVAKEQIAQGSWIHSHNLKTGLHGLLDYEYNPGLASKTEMPPEHLRSFDGYLRPNGEAGIRNEIWIVNTVGCINKVCEALARMGQSQFGNRVDGVFHFPHPFGCSQLGDDLKYTQQLLASLVEHPNAGGVLVIGLGCENNQVDQFRECIAPEYQGKVRFLKAQETDDELEEGLRLMEELVEVAEQEKRQPLPLSKLKIGLKCGGSDGLSGITANPLVGSVADMLVAAGGTAILTEVPEMFGAETILMNRAANEQVFEDLVDLVNGFKQYFVNHGQNIYENPSPGNKAGGITTLEEKSLGCTQKGGRSEVVDVLRYGKRVTKTGLNIVEAPGNDLVSVTALSAAGAHIVLFTTGRGTPFGGPVPTVKIATQSDLANRKKHWIDFNAGQLLEGQTMDDVKVQLFSQLIDIASGRSQTLSEQHGFREIAIFKDGVIL
- a CDS encoding tagaturonate reductase; protein product: MSASTKRPRLKLNLLGNDGQRKCKEIIERPVKVLQIGEGNFLRGFADWMLHESARQGKFHGSIVVTQPRPGGKAKLEQIREQDGLYTMITRGLSDGKPVERTELISIFSRCMNPYEEWQDFLELAELPSLEFVISNTTESGLKYISSEYVEGEPVQSFPGKLTVFLHRRFERFAGDPTRGLIHLPCELLEGNGDVLRSCVLRHSEDFGYSDAFRTWITEHNLFLNNLVDRIVTGAPTQDEADALTNRWGYEDQLINTAEPYHFWAIQGDEALDKKLPLKQAGLNVHWVKDLKPFQLRKVRILNGAHTLMSSLGILQGKQHVRETMEDPQFGSFIREAVHEEIIPALNMPDLNLGLYAEEIFERFLNPYIDHKLQDIALNTIGKFKVRVLPTLLSYEQNEGNWPSRLLRGFAGLLYLYRPVSTPEGYQTQRLNGESFILRDDPQVLSLLAGYWEDYDTLNSNEQQLDRIIGSVLSDVSIWGENLDEREGLREALVHEISLLKGESL